One window of the Cryptomeria japonica chromosome 7, Sugi_1.0, whole genome shotgun sequence genome contains the following:
- the LOC131056321 gene encoding ankyrin repeat-containing protein ITN1 has product MATESGQPSGVMDAYVYDAAIHRRRRIENSQLKAALNSVTPGSRNTPLHLAASVGNLKFIQQFLQLNPPVVKATNAQGYTALHFAAQGGFSRVVEILLQSKESGVDVCNKHSETALFKACESGDLATMKQLLRAYPSSLRQRTVDDRTCLNVILNRGASDLLQHILDLLDAKELIKEKYKDGDTVLHIAAGRNYVHIIRQLVKFDAQLCHQVNDNQETPLCMAAKSGHLEAVKELIKLKPEAVEIPTKCGKNILHLTAQVSQVRIVDYLNKTVGLSELVNQRARLSNCPEEEDHLYSCTESMDSGGDTPLHIAVRNKNFHMVTSLLRIKGINKHVLNKEGLTALDIARETTEYHESHNIIAVLAGYPSKQKPFLYSAPKMSAEKYQNAISIVNKTYDDRRNSELVVAVLLATMSFTAVFTIPGGFQTESNKGETEKMLGSPILIGFDSFKLFLIFDILAFFLSLFVVLMWQMSTPITTGDKVLFLAVTNLLVCAAFAFTAYGFMAAVYTMLAHKVTTMAWIVLGACAVICVSGNLSFFYLATKFLVKMARFNQLRGVHPFVPDRVVECVWMKLESWGPLNMMRWSKTKCLALIYGDSLMETGSGESV; this is encoded by the exons ATGGCAACGGAGAGTGGACAACCCAGCGGAGTGATGGATGCCTATGTGTACGATGCTGCAATACATCGTCGAAGAAGAATTGAGAATTCCCAACTCAAAGCAGCTCTCAATAGTGTTACACCCGGAAGTAGAAATACTCCTCTGCATTTGGCTGCTAGTGTAGGAAATCTAAAATTCATTCAACAGTTCCTCCAACTCAATCCTCCTGTAGTGAAGGCTACCAATGCCCAAGGATATACTGCATTGCACTTTGCTGCTCAGGGAGGTTTCTCCAGAGTTGTGGAGATTCTACTTCAATCAAAAGAAAGTGGTGTGGATGTCTGCAACAAGCATAGCGAGACGGCTCTGTTCAAAGCTTGCGAAAGTGGTGATTTGGCCACGATGAAGCAGCTGTTGAGAGCATATCCGTCAAGTTTACGCCAAAGGACAGTGGACGACCGAACCTGTTTGAATGTTATATTAAACAGGGGAGCTTCAG ATCTGCTGCAGCATATACTAGATTTACTAGATGCAAAAGAATTAATCAAAGAAAAGTACAAAGATGGCGATACAGTCTTGCACATAGCTGCTGGCAGAAACTATGTGCATATAATAAGGCAGTTAGTGAAGTTCGATGCCCAACTTTGTCATCAAGTTAATGACAACCAAGAAACACCGCTTTGTATGGCAGCGAAATCGGGGCATCTGGAAGCAGTAAAAGAGTTGATAAAGTTGAAGCCAGAAGCTGTTGAAATACCAACAAAGTGTGGAAAGAACATTCTACACTTAACGGCCCAAGTTAGTCAAGTGCGAATTGTTGATTACTTGAATAAAACGGTAGGCTTATCAGAGTTGGTCAACCAGCGAGCAAGACTAAGCAATTGTCCGGAAGAAGAAGATCATCTTTATTCATGCACAGAGTCAATGGACAGTGGAGGAGACACACCTCTGCATATTGCAGTGAGGAACAAAAACTTCCAT ATGGTGACTTCCCTGCTGCGTATAAAAGGTATAAACAAGCACGTCCTTAACAAGGAAGGCTTAACAGCCCTCGACATTGCAAGAGAAACCACAGAGTACCATGAATCTCACAATATAATTGCAGTGCTGGCTGGTTATCCATCCAAACAGAAACCTTTCCTGTATAGCGCCCCAAAGATGAGCGCAGAAAAGTACCAGAATGCCATTAGCATAGTGAACAAAACATATGATGACAGGCGCAACTCAGAATTAGTGGTCGCAGTGTTGTTAGCCACAATGTCATTTACGGCAGTCTTCACCATTCCGGGAGGTTTTCAGACGGAGTCAAACAAAGGAGAGACAGAGAAAATGCTCGGCTCGCCCATTCTGATAGGATTCGATTCCTTTAAGCTGTTTCTCATTTTTGATATCCTGGCCTTCTTTCTGTCCCTTTTTGTGGTGCTGATGTGGCAGATGAGTACCCCTATTACAACAGGAGACAAGGTATTATTCCTAGCTGTCACCAATTTATTGGTTTGTGCCGCCTTTGCCTTTACTGCCTATGGTTTCATGGCTGCCGTGTATACCATGCTTGCCCACAAGGTTACCACAATGGCTTGGATTGTGCTTGGGGCGTGTGCTGTCATCTGCGTCTCTGGTAATTTATCTTTTTTCTATTTGGCTACAAAGTTTTTGGTGAAGATGGCGAGATTCAACCAACTTCGTGGTGTACATCCTTTTGTTCCTGACCGTGTGGTGGAGTGTGTGTGGATGAAACTAGAAAGCTGGGGGCCTCTGAACATGATGCGCTGGAGCAAAACCAAGTGTCTTGCTCTGATTTATGGAGACTCACTTATGGAAACTGGGTCTGGTGAAAGCGTTTAG